TGCGGCGCGCTGGCGGGCGAGCATCGGCGCCAAGCCGTTTTAGGAACGAGCGATCGCTGCATCGCGACGCACGCATCCGATCTCGCCGTCGCGCTGGTCGCGCTGGATGCAAGCGTGCATATCTCCGGTCTGCGCGGTAATCGCGCGATCGCGCTGCGCGACTTCTACCGTGAGCCCGGCGATACGCCGCACGTCGAGACGGCGCTCGAGCCGGGCGAGCTCGTCACGGAGGTCGCCGTGCCGGCGCTTCCCTACGCGCGCCGTTCTACGTACGTGAAGGTGCGCGATCGCGCGCAGTACGATTTCGCGCTTGCGTCCGCAGCCGTGGCGCTCGATCTCGTGGGCGGCACGATTTGCGAGGCGCGCATTGCGCTCGGCGGCGTGGCGACGATACCGTGGCATGCGCCCGCCGCCGAACGCGCTCTCGCCGGCGCGCCCGCCGCGCGCGAGCATTTCGAACGCGCCGCCGAAGAGGCGCTGGCCGGCGCGCGCGGTTTCGGGCAGAACGATTTCAAGATTCTGCTTGCAAAGCGCACGCTCGTCCGAGCGCTCGAGATCG
This DNA window, taken from Candidatus Dormiibacterota bacterium, encodes the following:
- a CDS encoding xanthine dehydrogenase family protein subunit M; translated protein: MASDARARFIAGGTTILDLMKDRVEDPPLLVDINALPLRAIEQRDDGLHIGALARMADVAEHPLVREGFPAIAIALEQAASPQLRNMASIGGNLLQRTRCSYFRDVATPCNKRAPGTGCGALAGEHRRQAVLGTSDRCIATHASDLAVALVALDASVHISGLRGNRAIALRDFYREPGDTPHVETALEPGELVTEVAVPALPYARRSTYVKVRDRAQYDFALASAAVALDLVGGTICEARIALGGVATIPWHAPAAERALAGAPAAREHFERAAEEALAGARGFGQNDFKILLAKRTLVRALEI